From one Luteolibacter sp. SL250 genomic stretch:
- a CDS encoding D-alanine--D-alanine ligase codes for MLQGKRIAVLMGGPGAEREVSLATGKAIHKALTDAGHDAVTVDVTGTTVDLPEGTDLAFNAIHGTFGEDGQLQDFLEARGIPYTGAGSASSKLAIDKSLAKERFVAAGVPTARSEVLVLSPGLLPNPTIKAPLVIKPPLEGSSVGIQIVKVQDDVPTALLKAAEKYGVVLLEEFIEGRELTVGILDGTPLPVVHIIPPDGDYDFSSKYPWLSGGKGSQYICPADLDEETTRSVQEAALAAYKALGIEVYARVDVLLDKDNRPFVLEANTIPGMTETSLLPKAAAAAGIHFPALCQTIAELSLNVER; via the coding sequence ATGCTCCAAGGAAAGAGAATCGCCGTCCTGATGGGTGGCCCCGGCGCCGAGCGCGAGGTTTCACTCGCCACCGGCAAGGCCATCCACAAGGCGCTCACCGACGCCGGCCATGACGCGGTCACCGTGGACGTGACCGGCACCACGGTCGATCTGCCGGAAGGCACCGACCTCGCCTTCAACGCCATCCACGGCACCTTCGGCGAAGACGGCCAGCTCCAGGATTTCCTGGAAGCCAGGGGCATCCCCTACACCGGTGCGGGCTCCGCGAGCAGCAAGCTCGCCATCGACAAGTCCCTCGCCAAGGAACGCTTCGTGGCGGCGGGCGTCCCCACCGCCCGTTCGGAGGTCCTTGTCCTCTCACCCGGCCTGCTGCCGAACCCCACCATCAAGGCGCCGCTGGTCATCAAGCCGCCGCTGGAAGGCTCCAGCGTGGGCATCCAGATCGTGAAAGTGCAGGATGACGTGCCCACCGCGCTGCTGAAAGCCGCGGAGAAATACGGCGTCGTGCTCCTCGAGGAATTCATCGAGGGCAGGGAACTGACCGTGGGCATCCTGGATGGCACCCCGCTGCCCGTCGTCCACATCATCCCGCCGGACGGCGACTACGACTTCTCCAGCAAATACCCCTGGCTCTCCGGCGGAAAAGGCAGCCAGTACATCTGCCCGGCTGATCTGGATGAGGAAACGACCCGCTCCGTGCAGGAAGCCGCTCTGGCCGCCTACAAGGCGCTGGGCATCGAAGTCTATGCCCGCGTGGACGTCCTGCTGGACAAGGACAACCGTCCGTTCGTCCTGGAGGCGAACACCATCCCGGGCATGACCGAGACCAGTCTCCTGCCGAAGGCCGCCGCCGCCGCAGGCATCCATTTCCCCGCCCTCTGCCAGACCATCGCCGAACTGTCATTGAACGTGGAACGATAA
- the murC gene encoding UDP-N-acetylmuramate--L-alanine ligase yields MTDLSQRLTDRSNPLHIHLIGVAGSGMSGLALLLLGMGHRVSGCDRVTTRETERMQKIGLEFWSPQTGEAVKDADLVVYSSAIRPENPAYAAAVDAGIPLLRRAECLAAILHTKKGIVISGTHGKTTTSSMTAHVLREAGQKPSHYVGAEIPILGANAKWSEDGTHMVAEGDESDGTLALYHPEHSIILNIEAEHLDFYRDLDHIKEVFTKLADQTTGKIVFCAEDPVAHEICSGRPNAISYGWDDADYTASDIRDLKGSSAFCVMKNGEPLGDVELGIPGNHNILNALGAIALADCCGAEFAKVARALATFAGAKRRFETKYLSKDYRIVDDYGHHPSELAATLQTARSLKPGRVVVLFQPHRYTRTQALADDFGKVLQAADRIFITDVYAASEKPIEGISGQTLVDAVEKHGDIRVTYVPDLATAHHAVGNALEPGDLLITLGAGNVHEIGTKISADLKVLEEMRALMPEGEIEGRLYEPMKKHTTMLVGGPAQYWMEPHSFYAFAFLVSYCRERGIPVRVVGRGSNLLVRDGGIRGAVIHPSGGVFSEVTVDGKGHVTAGAGVRLKKLASAAGGHGIGGFEWMEGIPGNVGGALRMNAGAMGSETFDQVVRVTFLDEDGVIRTRERDEIVASYRNVPELRRNFALQAVFKGKPDKPENIKARWEESREKRRSSQPIAASAGCVFKNPEVIAAGRLVDSMGLKGTSVGKAAVSESHGNFIVNTGGASATEILTLIESIQAKAKTERYVDLETEVKILGEDEPDF; encoded by the coding sequence ATGACCGATCTCAGCCAGCGCCTCACCGACCGCAGCAACCCGCTGCACATCCACCTCATCGGCGTCGCCGGTTCGGGCATGAGCGGCCTCGCGCTGCTGCTCCTTGGCATGGGCCACCGGGTGAGCGGCTGCGACCGTGTGACCACCCGGGAAACGGAGCGGATGCAGAAGATCGGCCTGGAGTTCTGGTCGCCGCAGACCGGGGAAGCCGTGAAGGACGCTGACCTGGTGGTGTATTCCTCCGCCATCCGTCCGGAAAATCCCGCCTACGCCGCCGCTGTGGATGCGGGCATCCCCCTGCTGCGCCGCGCCGAGTGCCTGGCCGCCATCCTCCACACGAAGAAGGGCATCGTCATTTCCGGAACGCACGGGAAAACCACGACTTCCTCCATGACCGCGCACGTGTTGCGTGAGGCCGGACAGAAACCCAGCCACTACGTCGGCGCGGAGATCCCGATCCTGGGCGCGAACGCGAAATGGTCGGAAGACGGCACCCACATGGTGGCGGAAGGGGATGAGAGCGACGGCACGCTGGCCCTCTACCACCCGGAACACTCGATCATCCTCAACATCGAGGCGGAGCATCTCGATTTCTACCGCGATCTCGACCACATCAAGGAGGTCTTCACGAAGCTGGCGGACCAGACCACCGGCAAGATCGTCTTCTGCGCGGAAGATCCGGTCGCCCATGAAATCTGCTCGGGACGGCCGAATGCGATCTCCTACGGCTGGGACGACGCGGACTACACCGCGTCCGACATCCGCGACCTGAAAGGCTCATCCGCCTTCTGCGTGATGAAGAACGGCGAGCCGCTGGGCGATGTGGAACTCGGCATCCCCGGAAACCACAATATCCTCAACGCCCTCGGCGCGATCGCGCTGGCGGACTGCTGCGGCGCGGAATTCGCCAAGGTGGCGCGTGCCCTCGCCACTTTCGCCGGAGCGAAGCGGCGCTTCGAGACGAAGTACCTCTCGAAGGACTACCGCATCGTGGATGACTACGGCCACCATCCGTCCGAGCTGGCGGCGACGCTGCAGACCGCCCGCTCGCTGAAGCCCGGCCGCGTTGTCGTCCTGTTCCAGCCCCACCGCTACACCCGCACCCAAGCGCTCGCCGATGATTTCGGCAAGGTCCTGCAGGCGGCGGACCGGATTTTCATCACGGATGTCTATGCCGCTTCCGAAAAGCCGATCGAGGGCATTTCCGGGCAGACCTTGGTCGATGCCGTGGAAAAACATGGCGACATCCGGGTGACCTATGTGCCGGATCTGGCGACCGCCCACCACGCCGTCGGCAACGCGCTGGAGCCGGGGGATCTCCTCATCACCCTCGGTGCGGGGAACGTCCATGAGATCGGGACGAAGATCTCCGCGGATCTCAAGGTGCTCGAGGAAATGCGCGCCCTGATGCCGGAGGGCGAAATCGAGGGCCGTCTCTACGAGCCGATGAAGAAGCACACCACCATGCTCGTCGGCGGACCGGCGCAGTATTGGATGGAGCCGCACAGTTTCTACGCCTTCGCCTTCCTCGTCAGCTATTGCCGGGAGCGCGGCATCCCGGTACGGGTGGTCGGCCGGGGGTCGAACCTGCTGGTGCGCGACGGCGGCATCCGCGGTGCTGTCATCCACCCCAGCGGCGGTGTGTTCTCCGAGGTGACCGTGGACGGCAAGGGCCATGTCACGGCGGGTGCCGGGGTCCGTCTGAAGAAACTCGCCAGCGCGGCAGGAGGACACGGCATCGGCGGATTCGAATGGATGGAGGGCATCCCCGGCAATGTCGGCGGCGCTCTCCGGATGAACGCCGGTGCTATGGGATCGGAAACCTTCGATCAGGTGGTGCGCGTCACCTTCCTGGATGAGGACGGCGTGATCCGCACCCGGGAGCGGGACGAGATCGTCGCCAGCTACCGGAACGTGCCGGAACTCCGCCGCAACTTCGCGCTCCAGGCCGTCTTCAAGGGCAAGCCTGACAAACCTGAAAACATCAAGGCCCGCTGGGAAGAATCCCGCGAAAAGCGCCGTAGTTCACAGCCCATCGCCGCATCCGCCGGATGTGTCTTCAAGAATCCGGAAGTCATCGCGGCGGGCCGCCTGGTGGACTCCATGGGCCTGAAGGGCACGTCCGTCGGCAAGGCCGCCGTTTCCGAATCCCACGGCAACTTCATCGTCAACACCGGTGGTGCCTCCGCCACCGAGATCCTCACCCTCATCGAATCCATCCAGGCCAAAGCCAAAACCGAGCGCTACGTCGACCTCGAAACGGAGGTCAAGATCCTCGGCGAAGACGAACCCGATTTCTGA
- the murG gene encoding undecaprenyldiphospho-muramoylpentapeptide beta-N-acetylglucosaminyltransferase, with translation MSRSLKILIACGGTGGHLFPGIAVAEALKAGGHDAMLLISEKKIDSQASAKYSHLRFERVQAVAKPATTSPKMIPFLIKLWKAIGHSKKLIRDYQPDAVLGMGGFTSLPPVYAGHKLGLKTFIHDSNARPGRANVLTSRFCTQVFLGLEPAKAFFPRHNPELTGTPVRPEILALPSREEAAARFGLDPAKPTIVVTGGSQGAQGLNRLCAEAGNLLPVNFQVLHIAGNLDFEAVSKIAGGRENHKILGFCDQMPSAYAVADLIISRSGASSLTEIAISGIPSILVPFPFAADDHQTKNAEVFAKAGAAHLIQQKDLDAATLAGMATGILTDLQTRERMAQAARALAIPDAADRVCRAIEATVSPS, from the coding sequence GTGTCCAGATCCCTCAAAATTCTCATCGCCTGTGGTGGCACCGGTGGCCACTTGTTTCCCGGGATCGCCGTGGCGGAGGCCCTCAAAGCGGGCGGGCATGATGCGATGCTGCTGATCTCCGAGAAGAAGATCGATTCCCAGGCATCCGCGAAATACAGCCATCTCCGCTTCGAGCGGGTGCAGGCGGTTGCCAAGCCGGCGACCACCTCCCCGAAGATGATCCCCTTCCTCATCAAGCTCTGGAAGGCCATCGGCCACTCGAAGAAGCTGATCCGCGACTACCAGCCGGACGCGGTGCTGGGAATGGGAGGCTTCACCTCCCTGCCGCCGGTTTATGCGGGGCACAAACTGGGGCTGAAGACGTTCATCCATGACTCGAACGCGCGGCCGGGCCGGGCGAACGTGCTGACCAGCCGCTTTTGCACCCAGGTCTTTCTGGGTCTGGAGCCTGCCAAAGCGTTCTTCCCCCGGCACAATCCGGAGCTGACCGGCACACCGGTCCGGCCGGAGATCCTGGCCCTGCCCAGCCGGGAAGAGGCCGCAGCGAGATTCGGCTTGGACCCTGCCAAACCGACCATCGTGGTCACCGGGGGCAGCCAAGGGGCCCAGGGCCTGAACCGTCTCTGCGCGGAAGCAGGCAACCTTCTGCCGGTGAACTTCCAGGTCCTCCACATCGCCGGAAACCTTGATTTCGAGGCGGTCAGCAAGATCGCCGGAGGGCGGGAGAACCACAAAATCCTGGGATTCTGCGACCAGATGCCGTCGGCCTATGCCGTGGCGGACCTGATCATTTCCCGGTCCGGGGCCTCAAGCCTGACGGAAATCGCCATTTCCGGGATCCCATCCATCCTGGTGCCGTTCCCGTTCGCGGCGGACGACCACCAGACGAAAAACGCGGAAGTTTTCGCCAAAGCGGGCGCCGCGCATCTCATCCAGCAGAAAGACCTGGACGCCGCCACCCTCGCCGGAATGGCGACGGGGATTTTGACAGACTTGCAAACCCGTGAGCGCATGGCACAAGCCGCCCGCGCACTTGCGATCCCGGACGCCGCGGATCGCGTCTGCCGCGCCATCGAAGCCACCGTCTCCCCATCATGA
- a CDS encoding lysophospholipid acyltransferase family protein: MRIHTCGLEKMAGIEDGMLVAVSHVSHLDPIVVSAVLARRVSWVSRIEFFQNWISRKVLYHGGAFRVDRGGAALPTIREGLKRLGRGEVVGIFPEGEVMEGERSVLRGATVKRGVCTLAARSGCPVVPVVVLGTDRLRNVGPWLPAKRGTLWMLVGEPLQAEPGDHTKEGRRRFAARLEAEYVKLYAEIRGTFGLPETIVP, from the coding sequence ATGCGGATCCATACCTGTGGTCTGGAAAAGATGGCAGGAATCGAGGACGGGATGCTGGTGGCGGTCAGCCATGTGAGCCATCTCGATCCCATTGTGGTCAGCGCGGTTCTGGCGAGACGGGTCAGTTGGGTATCGAGGATCGAATTTTTCCAGAACTGGATTTCCCGTAAGGTGCTCTACCATGGGGGAGCGTTCCGTGTGGATCGCGGTGGGGCCGCCCTGCCAACCATCCGCGAAGGGCTGAAGCGCCTCGGTCGCGGTGAAGTGGTCGGTATTTTCCCCGAAGGAGAGGTCATGGAGGGTGAGCGTTCCGTCCTGAGGGGCGCGACGGTGAAGCGCGGGGTCTGCACGCTGGCGGCCCGCTCCGGGTGTCCGGTTGTGCCGGTGGTGGTGTTGGGGACGGATCGTTTGAGAAATGTCGGTCCTTGGCTTCCCGCGAAAAGGGGCACGTTGTGGATGCTGGTCGGCGAGCCGCTGCAGGCGGAGCCGGGGGACCATACCAAAGAAGGCCGCCGCCGGTTCGCGGCCCGTCTGGAAGCGGAATATGTGAAGCTCTACGCGGAAATCCGGGGGACCTTCGGGCTGCCGGAGACGATCGTGCCTTGA
- a CDS encoding TA system VapC family ribonuclease toxin has translation MLMVSTIDLPDVNVWLALADSDHAFHRPARAYWGGLRPEGLAFCRVTMMGFLRLVTHPKVMAGRPYTRTEAWEIYRTFRALPEVTFLKEPDDVEIHFESLEFSQRLWTDAYLAAFALSGNHRIVSFDADFQQFSGLELLLLEQ, from the coding sequence ATGTTGATGGTCTCCACCATTGATCTGCCGGACGTCAATGTTTGGCTGGCGCTGGCGGATAGCGACCACGCGTTCCATCGGCCGGCGAGAGCCTATTGGGGTGGACTGAGGCCGGAAGGACTGGCCTTCTGCCGTGTGACGATGATGGGGTTCCTCCGGTTGGTCACGCACCCCAAGGTCATGGCGGGCCGACCATATACGAGAACGGAAGCTTGGGAAATCTACCGGACTTTCCGTGCATTGCCAGAGGTCACGTTTCTCAAGGAACCGGACGATGTGGAAATCCATTTTGAGTCGCTGGAGTTTTCCCAGAGGCTTTGGACGGACGCGTACCTCGCGGCGTTCGCTTTGTCGGGAAACCACCGGATCGTCTCATTCGATGCGGATTTCCAACAGTTCAGCGGATTGGAATTGCTTCTGCTGGAACAGTGA
- a CDS encoding MYG1 family protein yields MSYSLILTHPGGSHKDEFLACCLLISVHQAPVVRREPTQEDLDDLSTAVVDVGGEHDPARGNFDHHQFPKDHPPMCALSLVMMDLGVYDDGRAFCDWLEPAEWFDTRGPVETARWLGVERETLSKLQSPVDLTLLRRFASSTALAPGDTLWEAMKWIGDDLLSYLRNLRERLDYISRTAQVWEIAHEAGPFRVLAMPRTEPLPDEPSSGMGRYIQSLPPEEQGIAGLVYPDRRGAGYALSRHNDHPGLDFTRIGEEADVHFAHARGFVAKTSATDAERLKELLSRSWV; encoded by the coding sequence ATGAGCTATTCCCTGATCCTCACCCACCCCGGCGGCTCCCACAAAGACGAGTTCCTCGCCTGCTGCCTGCTCATCTCCGTCCACCAAGCGCCCGTCGTGCGCCGTGAGCCAACCCAGGAGGATCTGGATGACCTTTCCACGGCCGTGGTGGATGTCGGGGGCGAGCATGACCCCGCGCGCGGAAACTTCGACCACCACCAGTTTCCGAAGGATCACCCGCCGATGTGCGCGCTGAGCCTGGTGATGATGGATCTGGGCGTCTATGATGATGGCCGCGCGTTCTGCGACTGGCTGGAACCCGCCGAATGGTTCGACACCCGCGGTCCGGTGGAGACCGCCCGCTGGCTGGGAGTGGAACGGGAGACACTGTCGAAGCTCCAGTCACCCGTGGATCTGACGCTGTTGCGCCGCTTCGCCTCCTCCACCGCGCTCGCGCCGGGCGACACACTTTGGGAAGCGATGAAGTGGATCGGTGATGACCTCCTTTCCTACCTGCGGAACCTGCGCGAGCGGCTGGACTACATCTCGCGGACCGCGCAGGTCTGGGAGATCGCTCATGAGGCCGGCCCGTTCCGGGTGCTGGCCATGCCACGCACCGAGCCGCTGCCGGACGAACCATCCTCCGGGATGGGACGCTACATCCAGTCCCTGCCGCCGGAGGAGCAGGGCATCGCCGGGCTGGTGTATCCGGACCGCCGCGGCGCGGGCTACGCGCTTTCCCGCCACAATGACCATCCCGGCCTGGACTTTACCCGCATCGGGGAGGAGGCGGACGTTCATTTCGCCCATGCCCGCGGGTTCGTGGCAAAGACATCCGCCACGGATGCGGAGCGGCTCAAGGAGCTGCTGTCCCGTTCCTGGGTCTGA